GTCCAAGTAGAGACAAGAGCACTGAGTTCTCAACCACAAGTCTCTGCATCTCATATTCAGCGCTTGAAAGTGAACACTTTAACCCATTAATCTTCTCCACAACACGTGATGTTTGGTCTTTCGTAATCTTACAATCTGCTTCAACTTGAAGTGCCTTCACCACTTGATATATTGCACTCCTCAAGCTATCAATCTCATCCAAGAAGATCTCTGCTTCCATCTGCTGCTCAAGATTCTCACTCTCCAGTTCGGATATGAGTTTCTCTGAAACCTCAGATTCTTCTTCATGCTTCTGACACTCAATCATAAGAGAGAAGTTCTTCTGCTCCAACTCTTCTATAAGCTTCTGCAAGATGAAGATCTCCACTTGTTTGTTTACGACTCTGTCAAGCTCTTCCTCATACTCTCTTTTACTTGAGCGACACTCTTCTCTAAGAAGGCTCACGTTCCTCTGAAGATCTGCTAACCTGCTTTCAGTAGATCTTTTATAATCAGCATGCTCCTGCTTCTCAGTGGAAAGCGAGGCTTGTAACTCTTCCACTTGAATGCTCTTGAGCTTCTTCTCGTTCTGTGAATCAGTGTATTTTACTTCTAGCTCTGTAAACTTCTTCTCCAAGACTCCTAGCTTCTCCTCAACCTTATGCAGTTGAGACACAAGAGATTCTTTCTCCTTTATGAGTTCAGACTTATCATTCTTGAGCAAAGTGAACAACTCTTCAAAGCACTTTGACTTGTCCCTCAGGCTTTCAAGCTCAATGTTTGCATTGGAAAGGGATCTCTCCAGTAAAGAGTTCTTCTCCAAGAGCTTCCGCATGTTCGCGGTCATGATTTGTAACTGAGAAAAAAAGTTTGTTCTCTCATCAGCAAGCTCAGATCTCTCTCTTCGTAAAGACTCAAATCTTTCTTGCAGGTCCTCTGCTTTCTCTTTGGAACCATCTAGTTTTGTGTTTGATATCAAAAGAAACTTCTCCAAATCAGCATTCTTCCTTATAATGTTATCCATTTCAGACAGCTTTCTTGTTAGAGTGTCTTTATCATCTCTTTGTTTGGTGCATAACTGGAGAAGCTTTGAGTTCTCTTCTTGTAGTTTCTTCACTGATAAGACCAGTGCTGATGGATCAAAACCTGTGAGTCTCACTTGTTCAATTAGTTGTTGGTATCTCCTATTCAAGTTGTCCATATAACCCTTTACACGGTGTATCTCTACTTGAAGAGCACTGCTCTGATTCATCTGTTTTGCAACTTCTTCCTCAAGCTTTTCTTTCATCTTCTTCAAGCAAGAGATCTCATTTCTCTGTATCTGCAAGGTGATAGTAGAAGAGTCATTATGATTACTCATCTCAAGCTCTCTCAACACTTGAGTCTTGCTTTGGAGTTCCATGGTGAGAACTTTCTGCTCCTCTTGAGATTGAGAATGCAAACTCTCCAAGCTTCTAAGACTAGTTTCAAGTTCCGAAAACCGAAACTGTTGTTCTTGCATTAGATCTTGTAGCTTTTCAAGCTCCTTTTGCTTCCAAACAAGTTCTTGATCTTTAGCTGACATCTTTTGCGCTAGATTGTCTGCTTCTACTTTCAGATTTTGATTGAAGCTCTCCAAACGAGCACACTGTTCCTCCACAGTCTTTACCTTTGCAGCTCCGGCAAGAACTTCACTGCTAAGTCTTTTGGCATTGTCTTGAGCATGAGAAACCTCTCTCTCTAGATTTGATATTGTCTCCAGACACTTCTGATATCTAACTTTCAAGTCTTCATTCACTTCATTTAACTTCACAACTTCTTGTTTCAAAGCTTTGGTTTCATTCTCTGCCTGCTCAGATTTGTCCTTGAACATTTCAACACTCTCCTCAGCATCTCTAATCCTCTTCTCTAAAACAGATATCAACTCAAGGCATTTATTGTATTGCACCAAGCCAGCCTCTTTCTCAGATTGCAATCTTGAAATCTCTTGCGTGAGACTACTGGCTTGTTCTTGCTCATGAGAAACAGATGCTTCCAAATCCGCTATTCTCTCCATGGATTGAGTACACTGAAGAAGTCCTGTGTCCCTCTCCACCTCTAGCTTTGCAAGAGATTCCTTGAGTACTTTAATCTCAATCTCAGCTTTGCAAGCACGTTCATCAAATCCTCTAACATCATTTTGAGCATTACTGAGCTCCTTTTCAAGCCTGGATAGTTTGTTCAAGCTTAGCTGATACCGTAGACTCAAAGCCTCTTTTTCAGTCTGAAGCTCAAGCAATGTTCTCTTCAGGCTTTCAACTTCACTATCTCCTTGGTGAGCATCAGAAGTTTGGTACAATTCGTTTAGGTGACTTGAACTACTTTTACTTGTTGCACCATCTTCTTTAGGAGGTCCAGAAGTAGATGATGCAGAATCATCAATCATGTCGAAAGGAACCTGGTCAGGAAACGCCTCGGCCATAGCTTTGTGCGCGTGACGAAGCTGCACTGTTGTGTGATCATACCTCTCGGCTAAAGCGCGGTAAGCTCTGTATAGCTCTTCAACTAGTTTCATGAGCTCTGGACGTTTCTTGTAGTACATTTCTGCCCTTCTTGCAAACGAATCTGCGTCTGTTTCGATGAGCTTTATCATTGTCTTGACTTTGGAATCCATATCTGGTTCAACACAAGACAAAACATTTTCCTGTTAAGTTTTTATTTCCAAAAATCCATATCCAAAGACTTATAAAAAGGAGAAATCAAGAAGACCTGCAAGATTATCCTGAATCCATTTTGAGTTTTTAGGAATGTGACTATCCCACCACCACGAGTACATCCGCGTGGAGTCTGACTGCAAGTGACTGGCCATTACAGCGGCTGAAAAGAATTGGTTTGGTCAACTGCTTGAACCGACTAGTAATACTCAATTCTACAAAATAAGACAATGTGACCTTATAAGGAGGAAGTCAGCAATCAACGGTAACTTAACATGAGATATGAGTTGCTTTCCTAATCCAAAAAAAAAACAAACCTTTGCACTTTGTTCCAAATGGTGGATATCACTTTGGTCCTTGTATGCAGGATCTTCCTGTAGAAAGAGCATCTATCTTTCAGAGAGACAGCCGCAAAATCATTTTCAAAAAAGCAATTCAATGTACAGTTTCCAATTTTTAGTACTCTTGCATTCACCACAAGCTATACATGTTCTGTAAAGCCAAGGGAATCTCATCTCAGGTGCAGCAGCAAGCAAGAAAAAATCATAATAATTATCAAAATGTAATCATCATAAACAAATCACAAACAAGAATTGGGAGAAAAGGGGGAAAAGACAGTCTTTATAAAAAAAACAAGATTAGGATCAGAGCATAGTTCAACATATATATCACAGAGGTAGATTCTTCATCAACAGAGACACAGCAAAGAGAAAGAAAGAAAAACTCTTGCCTGTGGGGTTTTTCAAATGAAATTTACCAGAAATATGAAAATAGGATAACAACAGATCCCAGGACCAAAAAAAAAGAAACTGTTTTTATTTCTTTCCCCCTAAGGAACTCAATATATCTGAAATTCAGGAGAGGAAAACTCGAGTTGGGTGCAAGCAACAGCGACTCTTTGATTTTTTTTTCTACGATATGAAAACGAAACATCAAAAAGAAAAGGATCAACAAATACTTACCC
This sequence is a window from Brassica oleracea var. oleracea cultivar TO1000 chromosome C1, BOL, whole genome shotgun sequence. Protein-coding genes within it:
- the LOC106309464 gene encoding protein NETWORKED 1B, with translation MASHLQSDSTRMYSWWWDSHIPKNSKWIQDNLADMDSKVKTMIKLIETDADSFARRAEMYYKKRPELMKLVEELYRAYRALAERYDHTTVQLRHAHKAMAEAFPDQVPFDMIDDSASSTSGPPKEDGATSKSSSSHLNELYQTSDAHQGDSEVESLKRTLLELQTEKEALSLRYQLSLNKLSRLEKELSNAQNDVRGFDERACKAEIEIKVLKESLAKLEVERDTGLLQCTQSMERIADLEASVSHEQEQASSLTQEISRLQSEKEAGLVQYNKCLELISVLEKRIRDAEESVEMFKDKSEQAENETKALKQEVVKLNEVNEDLKVRYQKCLETISNLEREVSHAQDNAKRLSSEVLAGAAKVKTVEEQCARLESFNQNLKVEADNLAQKMSAKDQELVWKQKELEKLQDLMQEQQFRFSELETSLRSLESLHSQSQEEQKVLTMELQSKTQVLRELEMSNHNDSSTITLQIQRNEISCLKKMKEKLEEEVAKQMNQSSALQVEIHRVKGYMDNLNRRYQQLIEQVRLTGFDPSALVLSVKKLQEENSKLLQLCTKQRDDKDTLTRKLSEMDNIIRKNADLEKFLLISNTKLDGSKEKAEDLQERFESLRRERSELADERTNFFSQLQIMTANMRKLLEKNSLLERSLSNANIELESLRDKSKCFEELFTLLKNDKSELIKEKESLVSQLHKVEEKLGVLEKKFTELEVKYTDSQNEKKLKSIQVEELQASLSTEKQEHADYKRSTESRLADLQRNVSLLREECRSSKREYEEELDRVVNKQVEIFILQKLIEELEQKNFSLMIECQKHEEESEVSEKLISELESENLEQQMEAEIFLDEIDSLRSAIYQVVKALQVEADCKITKDQTSRVVEKINGLKCSLSSAEYEMQRLVVENSVLLSLLGQFHSDGNMLEKDKQELLKANRLLKSELIRREQQEQELRDEIQTEHSKFERLHESYMVLQQDHSSTLNANKTLLSEFSQLSNGMCVVEEENDAALQEVVALSNMCVVYKSFGSEMAEEVKAFAETVRGLRESNIDLKHKVETLEEKLKGKEEENQGLEKKLEKLQEGLEVDNFLNGILERQVFNVDEILEHREMEITETEHMLKATHSENEELHKEVEELRKDIEESRNVRGDLQRQIFEMSDLAGRQEEEIRKLNTLNENLESEIELLHKEVQSRHLREELLSLELQEKSNEVGLWDADATSFYFDLQISSIREFFLENKVKELNGVCENFKEEDVAKTKKMKQMRERVCFLESQVTELKTQLSAYDPVIASLAKDVKSLEKSSQALTKFPASDYQQREEEAFCHELEESESITTPGNGIVIQKEVKPRLLRQRTRRGSYRSRSRRKTEEIQVTGESSRPRLKPEMREVKNDKMFEFSEESAESETTLLKNSKRTYRLSRNPSIESEKVVGVVDKQELSRNIEDKAKIMERLLSDSRRLLSLRISITDMKSKLEMNGKQGKVSKADIVIVKRQLKEMEEAVLQMTNTNEILSKEIEETSGDSRDIYRKVIMEKSRNGSEKIEQLQNKMQSIEQAVLKLEDGAKSKRSRTLILFRDMIHKGGKRSARQKKNRFCGFIRSSSKEEQDGL